From the genome of bacterium, one region includes:
- a CDS encoding metallophosphoesterase → MLVLISDLHLTDGSSGETINCGAFEKFTLCLEGMAEKAQANNVEVVFLGDILDLIRSDYWLKSKIRPWSREEERDNEGKTLKEYTLEIVKRIRENGTNLKSINYLKDFKGRMKEKGIAVRFTYLIGNHDWLINRYDEVRVGVTRFLDLGEYNENVPFRTSAFWEGYQVFARHGDIFDPFNFDGQRDDSSLGDAIVIDLVNKFSKSVEDEIGCYQDPNLIYNLKEIDNVRPLIDIPLWIQGVCQRAKSKEIAEKVKEVWNNLVDDFLKIDFVQRHDRSWQIDIVDGLQLGLKISKYLSFKNIRNLPLRKLVKEEDDYKDKALNEEYLQKNKAKFVVYGHTHNYTMVPLDLVLREEEVFQKIYFNTGTWRKVQVQTFKKDQKFLSWSVMTFIAFYLEGERKDKQFEIWNGALG, encoded by the coding sequence ATGTTAGTCTTGATAAGTGATCTTCATCTTACGGATGGCTCTTCTGGAGAGACTATTAACTGTGGAGCATTTGAGAAATTTACCCTTTGTCTTGAGGGTATGGCTGAGAAAGCTCAAGCAAATAATGTCGAGGTAGTCTTTTTGGGAGATATTCTTGATCTGATCAGGTCAGATTATTGGCTAAAATCTAAAATTCGACCATGGTCAAGGGAAGAGGAAAGAGATAACGAAGGGAAGACTCTTAAAGAGTATACCTTAGAGATAGTGAAAAGGATCAGGGAAAATGGCACCAATCTAAAATCTATAAATTATCTTAAGGACTTTAAAGGAAGGATGAAAGAAAAAGGAATTGCGGTAAGATTTACTTATCTTATAGGAAATCATGATTGGTTAATAAATCGCTATGATGAAGTTAGGGTAGGGGTAACTAGATTTCTTGATTTAGGTGAATATAACGAAAATGTTCCTTTTCGGACTTCAGCTTTTTGGGAGGGCTACCAAGTTTTTGCTCGGCATGGGGATATCTTTGATCCTTTTAATTTTGATGGCCAAAGAGATGATTCTTCCTTAGGAGATGCCATTGTCATAGACTTGGTAAATAAATTTTCTAAATCTGTCGAAGATGAAATTGGTTGTTATCAGGATCCTAATTTAATCTATAACCTTAAAGAGATAGATAATGTAAGACCGCTGATAGATATTCCTCTATGGATTCAAGGAGTTTGCCAAAGAGCTAAATCTAAAGAGATCGCCGAAAAGGTAAAAGAAGTATGGAATAATCTGGTAGATGATTTTTTAAAAATCGACTTTGTCCAAAGACACGATCGATCTTGGCAGATTGATATAGTTGACGGACTTCAATTAGGTCTTAAGATTAGTAAGTATCTTTCGTTTAAGAACATAAGAAATCTTCCTCTTCGGAAGTTAGTAAAAGAGGAAGATGATTATAAAGATAAAGCCTTAAATGAAGAATATCTCCAGAAGAACAAAGCTAAGTTTGTGGTTTATGGACATACTCATAATTATACCATGGTGCCCCTTGACTTGGTCTTAAGAGAAGAAGAGGTATTTCAAAAGATATATTTTAATACCGGAACATGGAGAAAGGTGCAGGTGCAAACTTTTAAAAAAGATCAAAAATTTTTAAGTTGGTCTGTGATGACTTTTATTGCTTTTTATTTAGAAGGCGAAAGGAAAGATAAGCAATTTGAGATCTGGAATGGAGCCTTGGGGTAA
- a CDS encoding DnaJ domain-containing protein yields MKFLGVILILGTILYILSPVDIIPDFFIGVGWLDDIAILITALWLFKKKFGRWPSLNDIFRTYRDFAKKRGEYKNKSEDYYQKETNKTQYKDPYAILEVSKNASKEEIKAAYRRLASQYHPDKVESLGEELKKLAHEKMLEIQWAYDKIMKN; encoded by the coding sequence ATGAAATTTCTTGGGGTAATATTAATCTTAGGAACAATATTATATATCTTATCACCGGTAGATATTATTCCTGATTTTTTTATTGGAGTAGGGTGGTTAGATGATATTGCCATCTTAATTACGGCTCTTTGGTTGTTTAAAAAGAAGTTTGGTCGTTGGCCAAGTTTAAACGACATCTTTAGAACATACCGAGACTTTGCTAAAAAAAGAGGTGAATATAAAAATAAAAGTGAAGATTATTACCAAAAAGAAACTAATAAAACTCAATATAAAGATCCTTATGCTATCCTTGAGGTATCTAAAAATGCTTCCAAGGAGGAAATCAAAGCAGCCTATCGAAGACTTGCTTCTCAATATCATCCAGATAAAGTAGAAAGTCTTGGTGAAGAACTAAAAAAATTAGCTCATGAAAAAATGCTTGAAATTCAATGGGCTTATGATAAAATAATGAAGAATTAA